The proteins below come from a single Dermacentor albipictus isolate Rhodes 1998 colony chromosome 7, USDA_Dalb.pri_finalv2, whole genome shotgun sequence genomic window:
- the Naa20A gene encoding N-alpha-acetyltransferase 20 yields the protein MTTIRQFTCDDLFLFNNVNLDPLTETYGLSFYLQYLAHWPEYFQVAESPSGDIMGYIMGKAEGVQENWHGHVTALTVAPEYRKLGVAAMLMSGLEYISEKKQAYFVDLFVRVSNKVAVDMYKRLGYSVYRRVLEYYFGDPDEDAFDMRKALSRDVLKKSVIPLAHPVRPEDVD from the exons ATGACGACCATCCGACAATTTACATGCGACGACCTCTTCTTGTTCAACAACGT CAACTTGGATCCTCTCACAGAAACC TATGGACTGTCATTCTACCTCCAGTACCTGGCACACTGGCCTGAATACTTCCAGGTTGCCGAGTCTCCGAGTGGCGACATCATGGGCTACA TCATGGGCAAAGCAGAGGGTGTCCAGGAGAACTGGCACGGCCATGTGACGGCTCTCACAGTTGCACCCGAGTACCGGAAGCTGGGAGTTGCAGCCATGCTAATGTCGGGCCTGGAGTACATCTCCGAGAA GAAGCAAGCGTACTTTGTAGATTTATTTGTTCGAGTGTCCAACAAAGTTGCTGTCGACATGTACAAGCGGCTGGGGTATAGCGTCTACAGGAGAGTCCTAGAGTACTACTTTGGTGATCCCGATGAAGATGCTTTTG ACATGCGCAAGGCACTCTCAAGGGACGTCCTCAAGAAGTCAGTGATCCCCTTAGCACACCCTGTACGTCCAGAAGATGTGGACTGA